The following coding sequences lie in one Candidatus Angelobacter sp. genomic window:
- a CDS encoding GxxExxY protein yields the protein KEESFKIIGCCMEVHRELGKGHDEVIYKDALEIEFHRQQITFAREREYELTYRGIVLPHRYFADFVVLEKIIFEAKAVERLIDSHVKQTLNYLAASKLRLGLLVNFGEDSLAHKRVVL from the coding sequence ACAAAGAGGAGTCGTTCAAAATCATAGGCTGTTGCATGGAAGTGCACCGTGAATTGGGCAAAGGCCACGATGAGGTGATTTACAAAGACGCGCTCGAAATCGAATTCCACCGACAGCAGATCACTTTCGCTCGGGAACGCGAATATGAGCTTACGTACCGAGGAATCGTACTACCCCATCGATATTTCGCCGATTTTGTTGTGTTGGAAAAAATCATCTTCGAAGCTAAAGCAGTTGAGCGTTTGATTGACTCACACGTCAAACAAACCTTGAACTACTTGGCCGCTTCAAAACTGAGGCTTGGATTGCTTGTAAACTTTGGCGAGGATTCCCTGGCCCACAAACGAGTCGTTCT